In Hirundo rustica isolate bHirRus1 chromosome 2, bHirRus1.pri.v3, whole genome shotgun sequence, one genomic interval encodes:
- the MOGAT2 gene encoding 2-acylglycerol O-acyltransferase 2 codes for MKLEFAPLSVPLQRRLQTASVAQWVFSFLGLAPCCTAAFIMLFFTRFWLVSALYAAWWLIDREKPNKGGRRIRILQNCIVWKYMRDYFPITLVKTAELDPRQNYLVGFHPHGVLAAGAFLNFCTEASGFSTLFPGITPHLMMLSLWFRIPFFRDYVMSGGIISSDKESASYVLQKPEGGNLLVIIVGGAQEALDAHPGSFTLLLKNRKGFVRLAIQHGTPLVPAFSFGENDLFDQVKNPKGSWLRRIQHRLQQIMGISLPLFHARGIFQYSFGPIPYRRPICTVVGKPIPVQKKHRPSEEEVDQVHQKYLNELSQLFEKHKAKYNVPEDSHLEFI; via the exons ATGAAGCTTGAGTTTGCTCCGCTGTCTGTGCCACTGCAGAGAAGGCTTCAGACAGCATCAGTGGCTCAATGGGTCTTCAGCTTCCTGGGTCTAG CACCATGCTGTACAGCTGCCTTCATCATGCTCTTCTTCACTCGTTTTTGGCTGGTCAGTGCCCTTTACGCTGCATGGTGGTTAATAGACAGGGAGAAACCCAACAAGGGTGGGCGGCGGATCCGCATCCTCCAGAACTGCATCGTTTGGAAGTACATGAGGGACTATTTCCCCATCACG TTGGTgaagacagcagagctggaccCTCGGCAGAACTACCTGGTGGGATTTCATCCCCATGGagtcctggcagctggagccttTCTCAATTTCTGCACAGAGGCATCTGGCTTTTCCACACTCTTCCCAGGCATCACCCCCCACCTGATGATGCTTTCCCTGTGGTTTCGCATCCCATTCTTCAGAGACTATGTGATGAGTGGAG gcaTCATCTCTTCTGACAAGGAGAGTGCATCCTACGTGCTGCAGAAGCCAGAGGGCGGGAACTTGCTGGTCATCATTGTTGGTGGGGCACAGGAGGCACTGGATGCCCATCCAGGATCCTTCACCTTGCTGCTGAAGAACAGGAAGGGATTTGTGCGCCTGGCCATCCAGCATGG CACTCCCCTAGtccctgccttttcctttgGGGAGAACGATCTCTTTGATCAAGTGAAGAATCCCAAGGGCTCCTGGCTGCGGAGGATTCAGCATCGGCTCCAGCAGATCATGGGcatctcccttcccctcttccaTGCACGAGGCATCTTCCAGTACAGCTTTGGGCCGATACCCTACCGACGGCCCATCTGCACTGTGG TTGGGAAACCAATTCCAGTCCAGAAGAAGCACAGACCCTCTGAGGAAGAAGTTGATCAAGTCCATCAAAAATACCTAAATGAGTTGTCCCAGCTCTTTGAGAAGCACAAAGCTAAATATAATGTCCCAGAAGACAGCCACCTGGAATTTATATAG